The Klebsiella sp. RIT-PI-d genome contains the following window.
ACCGGAGCGAGAATAAGTCATAATTCAGAATATATTCATATAATTAACTAATGAATCATATGAATATATTTATGGTAAGAATCCCTCTCGCCGTGCGGAGAGGGACACCAATCAGGACATGAGAGGAAGTAGCTGCTGATAGATTTGCCGGAAGGTTTCGCGTTGTTCGCTATAACGCGCATGACGAGCAGCATCAGGCACATGCGTTTGTTCAAGTGGCAGTTGCGGCAGAAAATCAGATAACGATCTTTCCGGATTCATTGCCAGCTGAGCCAGCCGGGCAGCTCCCAGCGCCGGGCCAACGTCACCGCCGGTGCGGTAATCCATTTGATGGCCTGAAATATCGGCCAGCATCTGCCGCCACCAGCTGCTCCGCGCGCCGCCGCCAATTAACGTGATACTTTCTGGCGTCACACCACAAGCATGAACGGCATCAATACCGTCTGCCAGCGCATAGCCGACGCCTTCCAGCACTGCCTGTGCCAGCTCTGCCGGACCATGTTGATGCGTCAGGCCAAAGAAGACACCTTTTGCCCGGGGATTATTATGCGGCGTCCGTTCGCCGGAAAGATATGGCAGGAACCAGATGGCACCGGCATGTTGATCGGCGCTTTGCGCCGCCTCTATCAGCGCAGGAACTGAATTGAGTCCGGTTAGTTTTGCCGCCCAATCAAGGCACGATGCCGCGCTCAGCATAACCGACATCAGGTGCCATCGTCCCGGTAGCGCATGACAAAAGCTATGTACTGCGCTTTCAGGCTTACTTAAAAATCCGTTGCTCACAGCAAAATACACGCCGGAGGTGCCAAGCGAAAGCATCGCCTGCCCGACATCAGCCATACCAACCCCAACCGCCCCGGCAGCATTGTCGCCACCGCCTGCAACAACAGGTACGGGAGACATATTCCATGCGTCGGCAACAGCAGGCAGCAACGTTCCGGTAATTTCACTGCCCTCGAAAAGCGCAGGCATCTGCGCACGGGTCAGCTGACAGGCGGCGAGCATTTCATCGCTCCAGTCACGTTTACCGGTATCCATCCACAGTGTGCCCGCAGAGTCTGACATATCGCTGGCACACTCACCCGTCATACGCAGACGTAAATAATCTTTTGGTAACAGGATCTTATCGACCAGGCGGAAAATATCAGGCTCATGACGCTGCACCCACAGCAGTTTTGGCGCGGTAAAACCCGGCATCATCAAATTGCCGGTAATCTTGCGAGAATCAGGAACCTGAGCCTCCAGCATGGCGCATTCCTCGCCGCAGCGACCATCGTTCCACAAAATCGCCGGACGTAGTACGCGCTGCTGCTTATCAAGAAGCGTGGCACCGTGCATCTGTCCGGCCAGGCCCAGCGCTTTTACGCCACGTAGCGAGTGCTGCTCTGCTAATGCTTTTATGGCGCGGTCCGTCGCCAGCCACCAGTGCTCAGGATCTTGTTCCGACCATAAGGGATGCGGACGGGAAACCGTTAGTTTCTCCGTTTGCGATGCTACAACGTTCCCCTGCTCATCTAACAGGATGGCCTTCACACCAGAGGTTCCCAGATCTATCCCGATATACATAGTGACCACTCCTTATTTGCGAAAAAGGCCCGGCTAACCGGGCCAGACAGCTTATTTATTAAAAAGATAGCCGTTAACCAGGTTTTCCAGCAGTTCCTGATGGCCGCTTTGATGCTGCGGTGCCAGGTTATGCTGCTCAGCGTATTTTGCGATATCTGTCAGGCTGAGTTGACCTTTCAGTATCTGCTGGCCCAGCTCGCCATTCCAGCCGCTGTAACGCTTCGCAACGCGTTTATCCAGTTCGCCATCCTCAACCATTTGCGCCGCAACCTTCAGCGCCATTGCCATCGTATCCATCGCGCCAATGTGACCGTAGAAAAGGTCATATTTATCGGTACTTTGGCGACGCACTTTGGCATCAAAGTTCAGACCACCGGTCGTCAAACCGCCGGCTTTGAGAATCTCGTACATCACCAGCGCATTTTC
Protein-coding sequences here:
- the xylB gene encoding xylulokinase codes for the protein MYIGIDLGTSGVKAILLDEQGNVVASQTEKLTVSRPHPLWSEQDPEHWWLATDRAIKALAEQHSLRGVKALGLAGQMHGATLLDKQQRVLRPAILWNDGRCGEECAMLEAQVPDSRKITGNLMMPGFTAPKLLWVQRHEPDIFRLVDKILLPKDYLRLRMTGECASDMSDSAGTLWMDTGKRDWSDEMLAACQLTRAQMPALFEGSEITGTLLPAVADAWNMSPVPVVAGGGDNAAGAVGVGMADVGQAMLSLGTSGVYFAVSNGFLSKPESAVHSFCHALPGRWHLMSVMLSAASCLDWAAKLTGLNSVPALIEAAQSADQHAGAIWFLPYLSGERTPHNNPRAKGVFFGLTHQHGPAELAQAVLEGVGYALADGIDAVHACGVTPESITLIGGGARSSWWRQMLADISGHQMDYRTGGDVGPALGAARLAQLAMNPERSLSDFLPQLPLEQTHVPDAARHARYSEQRETFRQIYQQLLPLMS